CTTCGAGAAACACCCCGGCACCAGCCAGAACGTGTTGTTCCGCCTTGGTCCAGGCATGCGTGGAGCGGGATTGGGAATGATCAAGAAATCGCCACCAGACAATGGTTTTCGCCGGTGCCCAGATCTGGCCGGGAGATGTGACGCAGCGCCAAGGGGCGGCCTCTGCTTCCAATCCGGGTGTTGTCCCCCCGAACTGGAGCACCTCATCCACCATGCGCTGCATTTGGGGCCGGGTGATGGTTTTCTGATTGGAAACCTTGATGGCCTCTTCCAGGTCCTTGGCCTGACTCATGGCCGCAACCAGCAGCGGGTCCCCCGTATGTCCACCCCTGGCGGCTGCCAAACGGGCCACTTCCGCGCAAATTCTGCGCGCTTCCGCGGCGGGCATGCCGGTTTGCGGGTCATAGCGTTTGCCCCCCAGCCAAAAATCCAGGACTGCCTGAAACTCACGCATCTTGCGGGAAGCCTTGGCAGTTGGCAGGCCCTCCTGTTCCAGACGCTGCTGCTTTTCCAGCACAGCCGCTTCCCTGGCCTTGGTCCAGAGTTCACCGCCGACACCGGGATGCTTTTTCAAAGCGTCCACGAAATGTCGGCCGGCCCATCTCGGAATGGGCGAGCTGGGCGATGTGAGGATTTCCAGGAGCAGTTGCGGATTCACCGGCAACCAGGCGTTTTTGAGGGCCAAAAGCAACACCTGCAACGCGGCCCGCCACCGGGAACCCGAGTCGCTGCCCAGGCGTGGAAGCCCTCTGGCATGCAAGGCCTCATCCAGAAGCCTGCTGCCCATGCCCTTGATGATCAGCACGTCCCTGTTGGCCTGGTCGTCCGCCGCCAGCCAGTGCGCCAGCGCCTCGGCAGCTTCCGCCTCGGTCTGCCCCGCGATGAGCAGCAGACTGCCGTCACCGGAAGCGGTCGTCTCCGGACGGACCTTGGTCTGAAAAGCTCTTTGCAAAAGGCCCAGGTCGCCAGATGTTTCGGGCATGACCGGCTTCAGCGTCGTACGGGTGATCCCCGCCGTGCTGAGAACCTGGAACAGGTTGCGCCACGGCAAAGGCCACTCCTGTTCAGGCTCGATCAATTCCAGACTGCTGATGCCGACATGCTTTTGTGTCGCACCGGCAAGGGCCGAAACAACGTTCTGCAACCGTTCGCCGATCCCGGATGACAGGGCAGGTTGTTCCAGGCTTTCCACATCAACCAAGTCCCCAAGACGGCCGGACATGCCCTGAATGGCCTTGCCGTCCCAGCCTCCGAAGACCAACGCATCCCGCCATTCCAACAGCTCATTGGCCGTAGCCCAGGCATCCGCATCAAAGGATTTGGAGTAGAATCGTTTCCCGTGGTCAACAGCCTGAAGCCTCGCCAGATATTGGCCGATCCGCACCGCTGGGTGCGTGGAGGGTCCTTTCAGCCCAAACCTGGTCTCCAGGATCGAGAGCAACCCCATCGGTCCGACAACGACCTTGCCGGATACGGCCTCCGCGTCCCCCAGGGCGTCAGGATAGGCCCCACCGTCAAAGGAATATCCTAGGATGATCTGCATCGCCTCTCCCACGGAAAATGTTGGACTTCCAAGCCCCTGAACAATTTGTTTCTCACAACATCCTTTTCGATGATTCGTCCATACCCAATACGGTAACACGAATCAACAAACAAGACGCGCACCTAAAAGTCTGTTGTTATTGATCATAAAAAATTTGCTTGCATTCCTGATTCTGGAATGTCCTCCGGCTAAGGTTTCCACATTGCCACGAAGAAGGTTCATTCGCGAATATCGTCGGCGATTAATCAATGGATGCCATTGATATTATTGGCATCCTACATATTCCAAACAGGCTGTTGAAACCAACCAGGAGGAAACCATGCGCAAGGCCACCGTACTCATCTCCATTCTTGTCGTGCTCACAACCGGCTGTGCCAGCTACCGCCCCATCGTGGACATGCAAGGGGTCAACTCCGTAAAGTATGAGCAGGATCTTCGTGACTGCCAAAACTACGCAAAACAGGTTTCACCAGCGACCTCAAGTATTGTCGGCGGGGCTGTTGGTGCCGGAGCCGGGGCTTTGCTTGGTCTTGTTGTCGGGTCATATTTTGGCCGTGCCGGTGAATTCGCGGGAATGGGGGCGGCTGTCGGGGGGACGTCAGGCGGTATGACCGGAGCGGCGGAAGGGGCCAGGAGTCAGATGGATATTATCAGACGGTGCATGGTCGGGAGGGGGTATAGGGTGTTGCAGTAACTGAGTGTTAAAAAAGTCATTATCTGGCAGTCCGTTCAAAAATCCCAAGTGCAAGGAGCAAAAAAAGTTCAAGATCGAAGCGTATTTATTCATACGTGAGAGTTTGAACTTTTTGCAGCGACGCAGCAATTGGGATTTTTTCAACGGACTGCTAAACCGTTCAATGTATCAAGTTATGACTGACACTCACTGGCGTTACTTGAAAACAAAGCTGTCGGTCTGCATACAAGCATTGTATTCATTTACTTTCTTGTTGTAAGCTTGAACAACCAATTTCAGGCTTTCCTGCATCCCTTTCGCCTCAGCAGCAAGGCTGTTGAATGCACCTACTTGTCTATTGTAATCTGGAATCAATCTGTTCCTCGTTGCTGTATTCGTCTCCCGATCAATGCGACTTTTCAAATTTTCGATTTCCCTTCTCTTGTCATCAACCCTTTTCCAAATGTCATCATTTCTCCTTTGCATGTCCTGGAGCAGAGCCTTGTCGGCATTGCTGGGGCGTGAGCAATCAGGCATTGGACTGGCAAAGAGCTGAACGCCATAATACACTGAAGGTCGGCCCAGCGGGGTTAAATTATCTTTGATAATAGCCACGCCGATTTCCCTGATATCCGGGTTCACGATGTTCGCTCTGTGTCCGGGGCTGTTTATCCATCCATCAACAATGTGCCGATTGGATTGAAAGTTGCCCATGGCAATATTTTCGGCATATGTTCTGAACTGATAATTGGCCTGCGTGATCGCATCGCCAGGATTTTCACCTGTCACGGGATTGACGTGAGCGTAGTAACTGTTTTTGATCATGTCGTTTGCCCTGTATTCAGCGGCATGCGTCAACTGAAAATTTTCACGAAGAGGGGGAAGACCCAAGGAGATTCTATATTCATTGGTTAGCTTGACAATATCAGATGCATTGAGTTTTTCTGAAATTATTCCAGGAGGCCGAGGAATTGTTTTCTGGTGGTCAGGCATATACTCCGGATATTTCCAGAAGAAGAGAACGGCAAGAATGGATAGGAGGACAGCAAGTCTAATAAGCATTTTATAACTATTGATGATAAAAAAATCATCTTTTCAATTTTTATGTTCACAGATTGTCTGCAGTCATTTCATCTTTTGGATTGTCGCTCTGTCTTGGAGCCAGGGAAATCATGGCATCCAATATTTTGGCGTGAGAATCATCTTTTTGAATGTTGAGCGATGCAATTAAATCTTCCTGCCTTGGTTGCCCAAACGCCAAGCGGTAGAAGGCAAGGCCCTTTTTGAGTTGTTTCAGCTTGGCAATTTCTCTGCTCAACGGGATCATGTAGATGTGCCGTTCGATGCGGGCCGGGCCTTCGTCATACAGCCAGTATGGAACCAAATCGTTGAGATGGGCTGATTTTTGGTCTGCGGCATGCGCGAACAGCGCGTCCCATGGATCGCCCTGATATCCGTTATCCGCCAGCACTTTCAGGCCGTGGCAAAAAGCAATATTTTTGCGCACGGCATGGCCCTTGTATCGATGCACCCGTCCTTCCCGCTGTTCCAGGTCCACTGGGTTTGCGGGCAGGTTCCAGTGGATCACCGCATGACACCAGGTGTGAAAATCCAACCCCTCCTGGCCGATGGAGGTTGAAGCCAGAATAAAGGGCCGGAAGGGGGAGTTGAAAGCGGCGCGAACCATGTCGGCCCTGTCCCGGGCCTTCTGGTCATCGCCTTTGATGTCCCCAAAACGCAGGGCGAAGCGGCAACGGGTGTTGAAGCCTTCCACCACAAGCTTGTTCGTGACGGCCTTGATCTCGTCGATCTGGATCTGGGCCGTACGCAAGGAAAGCGCTGCATGAACAGCAGCAGCGATTTCCTTAATCTGCGTATCCTGTTCTTTTTCCTGAACCCCCAACGACTCCTTGAGGGTATGCACGTGTTCATCCAGCATGGACTGGATATTGCCCTCGGCGGCATAGCGCAGGGTCAAGCGCCAATAAGTCTCGTCAGGTTTTTCGCCGCGCAACATGACGATGGTTTCGGGGAGATTGAAGAGCGAGCGGAAGCCCAAGGCAATCCGTGCTGCGCCGGAGAGCAGAAATTCATGGCCAATGCCTTCCGATGTGATTCTGTGCAAGGCTCGCAATGCGCAGGTGCCTGGCCCTGCCAGGGCCAAGTCGCAAAGTACTTCGGCCAGGTCGGTGGGACGTGGACCGAGGGTGTGCGCTTGCTGTGGGAAATGCTCAAAATGTTTTACATGCTTGATGAAATCACTGTGCTCATTCTGGTCGTCGGTTTTGCCTGTGTGCCAACTATCGACGTCCCTGAGCCAGTAGAAAAACGACTCATGATTTTCCAACAATACCGGAGCGGCCCAGTACCAGCGCTCATCTGGTCGTGATGCAGGTGTGCCCTGCGGCAGGGAGCGCAGCATTTCTTCACAGATTGCCATGATTTCCTTGCGCAGTTCCTCTAGAGGAACAGGCTCCCCCTGGCCAAGGCGCAGTGCTATTGCGAGAGGATCGATTGCCTGGGCTAAAGTCGGCGAAGGCATCAGCCAGGCGAGGTGGGGCATATTTTTATGACGCTGCTCCACTGCATCGTATGCAAACGTCAATAGTTGGCTGACCTTATCATGATAGTTCATTTTTTGTTTTGAACCGTTATGCGTCATCCTCCGTTGAGCCTCGTAGGTACAAACTGAAGCAATCGCATCAGGCACAGCACTCCAGGATGAGAAAATCAGGCTTTTTGTCAGGTCCTCCTTGCCCTCGTAAACACCGGCAGGCTTGGAGTAAGGCATGGATGGGGGCATCCAGAGCAGCTGCCAGAGGCCCTTGTCCAGGGTTTGGGCAAACAGTATCCGCATTCGTGGGTTGCCGGGGTCTACGGGGTCGTAGGCCTCAATGGTCGCCTTGGAGAGCAAATGGCCGTTGTCCGTGAATAACCGGAGCAGTTCTTCACTGGGCTTGTCAAAAGCCTGTTCCAGTTTGCGCCGCAACTCGTAGTGCTTCAAGAAGTTGATGATGTACGGGGCTGATTTCCAGTACTCGATCACATCCCCGGCCTTGACCTCCGATGCGATCCGGTCGGCCAACGCCGCATGATCCAGGTCTTTGGGCTGGGGCATGGAGATTGGGGTGGATTCCGTGAGCATGGCGTTCGCATCCCGCGTGAAGGCAATCCGCTCGGTGCGGCACATCACGCGAAGCAGCTCCTGCTCCAATTCCGTTTTCACCTCGTCTGGTGCGGCACTTGCCCCTTTTCCCGATTGCAGGCGTTTTCGATGCCGGGCCAGCAATCCCTTGATCCGTTCAACACGGTCCGAGCCGTTGCAGAGAAAACCCAGGGTGCGCAGAAAATCGGGATAATGGTCGTCCTGATCCGTCTCCTGATCCATGGTGAAGGGCTTGTAGGGGGTCGCGGACAAGAGCAGAGTCTTGGCCTCGCGTTGCTCAAAGAGATAGCGGGCCAGCAAAGAGGCGTCGCCCTCGTCCTCCAGGAGATGCTTGAAACGTTGGAATTCATCCAGGATGACCAGGGATGGTCGCAGGGCGGAAATGCAGACCTTGGCCAGGAGTCCCCGCAACTTGCCGATGGTATCGTACCGCAGCCTCTGGTCTTCGGTAGAAATCCTGGAATATTCCTTGAAGCGGATAAACCGTTCACAACCCAGCCGCATCCGGGCGTAGAGTTCAGAGTCGGCAAGAAGCGCGTCACGAAAAGAGGCGGAGAGTGCGGGATCAAGGTGTATGTCCGAACTGGCTGCGCTGTTGCGCCAGCGCTGTTTGCCGGAGGTGGCCTGGAGCATGTTCAGCAGACCCGACCTACACAGCCGACTATCACTGCGCTCCCAGGGCAGGTCCCGCAGCATCCGGTACAGGATGACCCGTTCCTCGGCGTGTCCGCCCCGGCTGCGGGTGTGGTCAAAGGCCGTGCCCGGCGTGAGGCTGATGAAGTTGACCTTGTTGTTCAGGGACGAAATCTGTTTGGGCAGATAGGTCAGCCGGGTGGCGATGGCGAATCCGGGTGAACCGTGGTTGCTTGCCTTGTCGGCGGACTGGAAAATGTTCAGCCTGTTCACGTTTTGCGTGGCAATGGAGGCGTTGGAGCAGATGTAGATGACGTCGATGCGATCCAGCTCGTCCTGGAGTCGTTCAATGGTCTTGGCAATGATGCCGCGAGCCACGAGGGTCTTGCCCAGTCCCACCTCGTCGGCCACCAGAAAGCGCGAGGTGGCTTGCGGACCATGGAACCGGGAAAACACATACTCCACGGTGGTTCGCTGGAAATCCTTCAAGCCTGCCAGGGCCTGGTGGGCGTGGAAGCGGTTACTTTTCACGACGTTGCTCCAAAGCGGTCTCGAACACGGACCACAGTTGCAGGAAGTGTTCGGGAATGATGTCCGCCTTTGTCCGCTGCAGGTCGTGAACCAGCTTTTTCACGTCCTGAAGACGCTCCGGCGACCGGCTGTAGACCCTGGTCATTTCTTCCAGCAAGGCCACATCATCGCCGTGTGCCAGCTTTCTGAATATTTGCCGCCAGATTCCCATCCCTGGGCCAGATATCACGCCGTCCCCGTCGGCCTGACCCAGAAGCAGCAGCAGATACCGCAGAAAACCGTCCTTGTTGGCCAGAACAGTGCGTAGGATGGAGGCGTCGCGCTCATCTGGCATCCCGGAAACCGGCAGGTTCAGCACAAACCTGGCAGAAATATCCAGGTGTTCCGTTTGCAGGGCAAAAGCGATCAGGCCGGTCAGAGATGCAGCGGAAAACTCCCCCAGGTCATGCCCTTTGGGAGACGCTATACCGTGTTCCGCACTATTTGGCATGATGGTCTTTGCCTGGTCATCGCCAATGGTGATGGGCCAGGCCTGGGTCTGAACAATGCACGGCATCAATGGAATGGAGCCGACAAGGGTCAGTTTCCAAGTAGACGCTCCTCCAACCGGCTTGCACGTCAGAGTGAGTTCAGCACTGGCCAGGGCCTTGCGAGCGTTTTCCAGGGCCTTTTCCGCTTCCGCACGGCGTGAGTCCGGCGGCACCGGGGTGGATTTGTGAAAATCAGCAAGAAGTTCCCCAAGGCCGTCCTGATCAAGAATCTGGTCAATCCCCCCGACCCTGCTCTTTCTGCCCTTGAGTTCGGCAAGAATCTCCACGTTCACGCCGCGAACCAGTGCCGTATTAGAGGTGTCTACGAATCCAAGTGCTGCATTCGTGGCGTTTGCCGAGCCCATGACAATATGAGTGTAGTCGGAATAGTGCCTGGTTTCCAAAATATAGACTTTGGCGTGCAGGCCGATGGCCAGGGGACGCCTGAAGGACGGAGTTTCCTCTCCTTCCTCGGTTTCCGCAGCCTCATGCAGGTGCAGGCATCGTTCAAACCTTGCCAACACTTCGCTGTCCAGGCTTTCCAGAGTCTCTGGACGCGAGACAAGGGCCACGGGCTGGTCCGAGTTTTTTGCCAACTGCCGCAAGGCGGCGTCGCTGCAAAAGGGAGCAATGACCATCAGTCGTTTGGTCTTGGGCAATGGCCACGGATACTTGGGATCTCCTGGAAGCGCGAATGAAAGCTCGTCAAAACCGTCCGGCAGCTCCCACTGGACCTTTTTGACGTCACGGGAAAAGCGCCTGAACTGCTCGGCACGCTCTTCAGCCAAGGGGCGCTTGGTCAGCCGTGGCACCCGGTTGAAAAACCGGGCCAAAGGGCGATTGCGTTCCTGGTTGCGTTTGCCCACGGGGCCGTCCAGTTGCAGGGATAAATCCCAGGAGCGATCCAGGGTCATGTTCCGGCTCAGGATCACAAGACGCATCCAGTCCGAATCGTTATGAACATCCCGGAAGCGGATACACCAGAGCTTCGGGTGAAAAACTCCTCCCTTGGGAACGACCATTTCAACGCACATTTCCTCCAGCAGTCCGAACAGCGGGTTGGGCTTGGCGCTGCTGGGCACGAGGATTTGCCCATTCTGGACGCATACCGTGATCTTGCGCGAAAAACGGCGAACCGAGTCCAGGATGGCCAGCGGGTCCGGCGGTTCGTTGCCGCCCGCGCCCTGCAATGCCAAATGTACGGGGGCTTCCAGTAACACCATCGGGTCCATGGAGAACGTTGCGGCAACGGCGTCCTCAAAGACCATTCCCGGAGGTGCAGTCAGCATGTCGGTATAAAGAGCGCGGGAGTTCGGGTTAAGCATGACCTCCCCCCTTCAAACCCTGGTACAGATCATCCAGTAAGGTCTTCACGTTGGACCAGCGGTAGGCCAGGCGGGCGGTTCCGGATTTTCCGCCCCACTGTTCCAGGGCTCGCTGATTGGAGAACCTGGAACGGCCCTTTTTGAGCCACATCTCCCGCAGCCGGATGAGCTGGGCGGCCTCGGCATTGTGCAGCAGATCCCCGGCATGCAGACGGACCAAGTTGATCCATGACCGAACAAAGTCCTGTGTCCGAGGATGAATGGCCTGGCCGTCAATCTTCGTGGCTTCCCAGAGTGCATTGAGATCCCAGGCGTGGATATCACCCAGGGGCAGGGTCTCTTTCCACTTCTGAAAGCTCTGGGCGTGGGTGTCGGCCAGGTCGTCGCTGGAACGGACTTTGGCAAGCTGGTAGTTGTAGACAAGGGCTGCGCCATGCATGGATTCCGAGAACAACCGGGCATGAGCCATCAGAAGTTTATGGGCATCCAAAAAAGACCCCAGATCTGGATGCTCCCAGGGAAAGGCGACGTCGGTGGGCTTGCCGTGCAGCGTCAAAAAGGAAAGCAGGCTCTGTGGAGCGCTGATTCGAATGCGGTCCCGAATGAACTCCGCTTCCTGCCGGGTCAGGGCAAAATCCGCCTGGCTCGGAAACCCGTCAGGAATGGGCGGCAAACCTGGATGCCACGTCTCGGTTTGACGCCGGGCTTCGATATCCACATCATCACCCCTCGCCCTGGTCAGCTTTTCTTCCTCCTTGAGGCTGCGTCGAAGCTCATGGATTTGGTCAATCCGGCGATGATACTCATCCTGCGACAGGTCCATGGTCCGGATGCCCCAGGCCCCCAGGCCGGACCAATAAACGGAACTGGGCAAACGCTTCAGGCTTCCGCCAGCGGTTTTGCCGAAAACTCCGGCCTGATCGTCGGAGGCCAGCAAAGGCGTGATCAAGGACCGTTCAATCTTGTCCGCCTGCTGGGCGAAAGACGAGGACGGCACTTTCCGGTCTTCCAGGGATTTATAGATCCACGGCACGAAGAGCATGTACCGCAACCGGGTCTGGATGGTGCTCGTGCCGGGAAAAAGCTGGTCAGCGAAGCTGTCCCGCACAGATCCCAGGCCCAGCTCGTCGCGGGTCTCGCGTTCCTGAAACAGGGAGAGGATGCGCAGGGTGCGTTCTCGGGCGGCGGTGTCGTGGTCGATCCAGGAGAGGGTGGAGGGCATGAATATTTTCAATTAGTTGAATCATCTATTGGATTAAATAACCGATACTTACCTTTTTCCAGCCACCAATATCGATCTTTGCCACCGGGGTAGTGATGCCGAGATGGGTGGTTGACGCTATCAGAAATGATTTGGCAACCGATAGTGCTTTTCTTTATTTCTGGCTGTTTTTTGTGAATTATTTCCATGATATCTTTGGGTGTGAACATTCTCTTGCCGTCACCCTTTGTGAACTCTTGAACGCCTTCCCATACTATTTCTTTAACAGTTTTGGTGCCTGACCATCTTGTCTGTTTGGTATGGTCTTTCCGTGAAACAACATCTTCAAGCCCTACAATATATTCAGAATTAACAAGTATTTCACCTGATTTAGTTTGAAATATAGAGAACTTCACACAATTGACATCAACGCCGTGAGCCTGTCTCAAAAAACGAGATACCTTTGCAACACTCGGTGCAATATCCTCTGCCGCAATAAATAAACGTAATCTTTGATTTAATGTTGGAAACTCCTCTGCTTCAAAAGATTCCCAAAAAAGTGTTTCTAATTTTTGTTCACTTTTCTTTTTGCTTAAATAATTTTCTGCAATATCGTGAACCTTTTCATCTGATAAATCGCAAGCCCATGCAGCATACTCAAGGAGCTGAGCAATCACTTCTCTTGGAGTCCTGCCTTTTTTAAATTCGATGATTACAAGATTTCCATCTTTATCTATGCCAAGAAGATCAGGAAATATTGATCCATATTCTTCTGTATTCGCAGTTGTTTGCCGACCGATTATAATAAGTGGTTCTTGAGCGATAGCCCAGGGGCTGCTTTCCAGCCAGCTTTCAAGATGTTTTTCCAGTTCAAGATTTGTTTTTGTGGTCGGGATCAAAATTGCGTTATCGATATTTTCTTCAGCGTTGACTAATTTGAATATTGGCATGGGTTGTTCCCTTTATGAATTCTAATTGTGAAAAGGACAAAGTCATGCTGCGTCACTTACTGATTACCCTTTCTCCCATATCATCCAAAAACTCCGACACCGGCTCAACGCCCGAGACCAGCAAAAACTCCCTGGCTCTGGTGCAGGCGACGTAGAGGAGGTGGCGTTCGGTGTTGTAGATGTCTTCGAGGTCGTTGTTGTCGGCGACGGATTCCATGCGGGATTGGAGGGGGATGATTTCGTCGTCGCAGGCCATGACGGCCACGGCGCGGAATTCCAGGCCCTTGGCCAGGTGCATGGTGCCGATGGAGATGTGGTCGGGGCGGGTTTGGACCTGTTCGTCGAGGATGTTGGCGGCGAGGTCTGCTGATTGGACGGCCTGGCGGGCACGGTTCAGTTCTGACGGGGAGCGGACGAAGACGCCGATTTCCTGGGCCGGGACGCCCTTGGTTGCGAGTTTGCGCAGCCAGTTGCCCACGGCCTGGATTTCGTCGGCCTCGTCGTCGGCTGTAATCATGGTCGGCATGGGGCCGTTGAAGACCGAGTGGGTGGCCTGGCGGTCTTCCACGTTGCCGTCCACGTCGGCCAGCTTGGGGGCCAGGAGGCGGTCGGCCTGTTTTCTGATCTGGTGGGAGGTGCGGTAGTTGATTTGCAGGCCATGGGAGCGGCCCCGGATGTCCACGCCCAGGGCTTTCCAGGAAAAGGGCATCTGGAAAATGCGCTGGCCCAGGTCTCCGGTGAAGAACAGGCCGTTGGGCTGACTCGCGCCCAGGGCGGCCAGGAAACGCAGTTGCGGGATGCTCACGTCCTGGGCCTCGTCAACGATGATGAACTCGAAGGGGGAGCGTCCGCCCTGGGCAAGCTGGGCGGCAAGTTGGCTGAACAGGTCGGCTTCGGTGATCAATCCGTCCGCGGTCAGGCCCTGGCGGACCTGGTGGAAAACGGGCCAGATTTGGGCGCGGTGCTTCTCGGTCAGGCGGGTCTTGCGGCCCAGGCGGACAGCGGTGCGATAGTCGTCCCAGGTTTGCACCTGCCAGGCGTCCACGATGTCCGCCCATTCGGAGCGCAGGAACGTCAGGCTGAAGGCGAGTCCTTGAACACTCGTCGCGGCCTGATCAATGCGCCGGTTGATGTCTTCCCCGGCAACCAGTTGGGGGCGCTGGACCAGCGACTGGTAGAGCCGCTTGCCGATGTTCAGCATGGACTCCACTTCCAGGCGCTCGGCCAATCGCGGTGTGTTGCCGATCAGCACGCGCAGCTTGGAGCGCAGGGAGTTGGCCAGGGGCTCGGCAAACGTTGTCAGCAGCACCCTGGCTTCCGGATGGGCGCGGGCCAGATGCACGGCCCGGTGCAGGGCCACGATGGTCTTGCCGGTTCCGGCTGAGCCGGAGACCCGGACCGGGCCGTTGTAGTCGCGCTCCACAAGCTGGCGCTGGGCCGGGTGCAGGAACACGGACCATTTTTCCCAGGGGGCGTCCAGGGCGCGGGCCAGTTCCTCCACGTCGCGCATGACCCGGAATCGGCGCTGGGCGTCGGGATGGTCGAAGGGATCAACATCATCCGGCACGGCCTGGGGCGTTTGCGGCGTCTTGCCCACGGCCAGGTCCAACAGGGCCTCGGCAGCCTCCTGGGGCAGATGCTCGGCCAGTTCCAGCAAGCCCTCTTCGGTGGCCTGAAGGGCGTCATCCAGCCATTGCTCGGGTACGCCATAGCCCAGCAATTCTTCGCGGGTGTGGCTCGCAAGAGCCGGACGGGCCTGCCTGGCCGCTTGCCCGCTGGGGACGTCCACCGGCACCTGCGCGGGAACGAAAATCTCCTGGACCGCCTCCCGCAGTTCCACCAGTTGCGCCGCCCCCGTGGCCGGGTGGCGCTCCAGTTTGCGCTTCTCGGCCCAGCGGTACGCCTCTTCGTGGTGATCCACATAGCAGAGCAGTAAATTGCCGTCCGAACGATGCACGATC
This genomic window from Desulfonatronum thioautotrophicum contains:
- a CDS encoding CAP domain-containing protein, whose amino-acid sequence is MPDHQKTIPRPPGIISEKLNASDIVKLTNEYRISLGLPPLRENFQLTHAAEYRANDMIKNSYYAHVNPVTGENPGDAITQANYQFRTYAENIAMGNFQSNRHIVDGWINSPGHRANIVNPDIREIGVAIIKDNLTPLGRPSVYYGVQLFASPMPDCSRPSNADKALLQDMQRRNDDIWKRVDDKRREIENLKSRIDRETNTATRNRLIPDYNRQVGAFNSLAAEAKGMQESLKLVVQAYNKKVNEYNACMQTDSFVFK
- a CDS encoding glycine zipper family protein gives rise to the protein MRKATVLISILVVLTTGCASYRPIVDMQGVNSVKYEQDLRDCQNYAKQVSPATSSIVGGAVGAGAGALLGLVVGSYFGRAGEFAGMGAAVGGTSGGMTGAAEGARSQMDIIRRCMVGRGYRVLQ
- a CDS encoding helicase-related protein, with the protein product MKSNRFHAHQALAGLKDFQRTTVEYVFSRFHGPQATSRFLVADEVGLGKTLVARGIIAKTIERLQDELDRIDVIYICSNASIATQNVNRLNIFQSADKASNHGSPGFAIATRLTYLPKQISSLNNKVNFISLTPGTAFDHTRSRGGHAEERVILYRMLRDLPWERSDSRLCRSGLLNMLQATSGKQRWRNSAASSDIHLDPALSASFRDALLADSELYARMRLGCERFIRFKEYSRISTEDQRLRYDTIGKLRGLLAKVCISALRPSLVILDEFQRFKHLLEDEGDASLLARYLFEQREAKTLLLSATPYKPFTMDQETDQDDHYPDFLRTLGFLCNGSDRVERIKGLLARHRKRLQSGKGASAAPDEVKTELEQELLRVMCRTERIAFTRDANAMLTESTPISMPQPKDLDHAALADRIASEVKAGDVIEYWKSAPYIINFLKHYELRRKLEQAFDKPSEELLRLFTDNGHLLSKATIEAYDPVDPGNPRMRILFAQTLDKGLWQLLWMPPSMPYSKPAGVYEGKEDLTKSLIFSSWSAVPDAIASVCTYEAQRRMTHNGSKQKMNYHDKVSQLLTFAYDAVEQRHKNMPHLAWLMPSPTLAQAIDPLAIALRLGQGEPVPLEELRKEIMAICEEMLRSLPQGTPASRPDERWYWAAPVLLENHESFFYWLRDVDSWHTGKTDDQNEHSDFIKHVKHFEHFPQQAHTLGPRPTDLAEVLCDLALAGPGTCALRALHRITSEGIGHEFLLSGAARIALGFRSLFNLPETIVMLRGEKPDETYWRLTLRYAAEGNIQSMLDEHVHTLKESLGVQEKEQDTQIKEIAAAVHAALSLRTAQIQIDEIKAVTNKLVVEGFNTRCRFALRFGDIKGDDQKARDRADMVRAAFNSPFRPFILASTSIGQEGLDFHTWCHAVIHWNLPANPVDLEQREGRVHRYKGHAVRKNIAFCHGLKVLADNGYQGDPWDALFAHAADQKSAHLNDLVPYWLYDEGPARIERHIYMIPLSREIAKLKQLKKGLAFYRLAFGQPRQEDLIASLNIQKDDSHAKILDAMISLAPRQSDNPKDEMTADNL
- a CDS encoding phospholipase D family protein, producing the protein MLNPNSRALYTDMLTAPPGMVFEDAVAATFSMDPMVLLEAPVHLALQGAGGNEPPDPLAILDSVRRFSRKITVCVQNGQILVPSSAKPNPLFGLLEEMCVEMVVPKGGVFHPKLWCIRFRDVHNDSDWMRLVILSRNMTLDRSWDLSLQLDGPVGKRNQERNRPLARFFNRVPRLTKRPLAEERAEQFRRFSRDVKKVQWELPDGFDELSFALPGDPKYPWPLPKTKRLMVIAPFCSDAALRQLAKNSDQPVALVSRPETLESLDSEVLARFERCLHLHEAAETEEGEETPSFRRPLAIGLHAKVYILETRHYSDYTHIVMGSANATNAALGFVDTSNTALVRGVNVEILAELKGRKSRVGGIDQILDQDGLGELLADFHKSTPVPPDSRRAEAEKALENARKALASAELTLTCKPVGGASTWKLTLVGSIPLMPCIVQTQAWPITIGDDQAKTIMPNSAEHGIASPKGHDLGEFSAASLTGLIAFALQTEHLDISARFVLNLPVSGMPDERDASILRTVLANKDGFLRYLLLLLGQADGDGVISGPGMGIWRQIFRKLAHGDDVALLEEMTRVYSRSPERLQDVKKLVHDLQRTKADIIPEHFLQLWSVFETALEQRREK
- a CDS encoding PD-(D/E)XK nuclease family protein → MQIILGYSFDGGAYPDALGDAEAVSGKVVVGPMGLLSILETRFGLKGPSTHPAVRIGQYLARLQAVDHGKRFYSKSFDADAWATANELLEWRDALVFGGWDGKAIQGMSGRLGDLVDVESLEQPALSSGIGERLQNVVSALAGATQKHVGISSLELIEPEQEWPLPWRNLFQVLSTAGITRTTLKPVMPETSGDLGLLQRAFQTKVRPETTASGDGSLLLIAGQTEAEAAEALAHWLAADDQANRDVLIIKGMGSRLLDEALHARGLPRLGSDSGSRWRAALQVLLLALKNAWLPVNPQLLLEILTSPSSPIPRWAGRHFVDALKKHPGVGGELWTKAREAAVLEKQQRLEQEGLPTAKASRKMREFQAVLDFWLGGKRYDPQTGMPAAEARRICAEVARLAAARGGHTGDPLLVAAMSQAKDLEEAIKVSNQKTITRPQMQRMVDEVLQFGGTTPGLEAEAAPWRCVTSPGQIWAPAKTIVWWRFLDHSQSRSTHAWTKAEQHVLAGAGVFLEDMRERRIRQARLWKQPVLMAGQQLLLVMHRTEAADKTALHPLWDEIKQAMAPRDGDERVITVEARELRHRETMTFGPGQDARLIRRSRYVPLSVPVARSEWAIPANLVGFRTQESASSLEMLLGCPFAWVLNYPAKIRMGALLSLPQDVQLTGILAHAVVERLFQSSDRCDPTSSREQATLIFEELLPELAAGLLQDGQAVERQRSREQIAEATAALVGLLDQCFLTVEGSEVFATRLSKELNTEFRGYLDMVLKNKDGAQVILDLKWNKASKYKREELQTGLALQLAA